The genomic stretch ggtggctagaacaacacacatatgcatgcactttatgcgcaaaggcgcgggtgcctctaataattcatgtgtgtgcgtatatttgaacatattcttggggatttcaatctctatctctcgatttatatatcgttggtggccaagaaacacactaatatatatatatatatatatatatatatatatatatatatatatatatatatatatatacatacgcatgcactttatgcggaaaggcgcgggtgcctctaataatgtgtgtgcgcactcgatcgatgatccctaaaccttaaaccataaaaccctaaaaccctaatcctaatccctaaacaccctaaacactaaaccctaaaccctaaacactaaaccctaaacactaaaccctaaaacctaaaacataaacactaaaccctaaaccctaaaccctagaccctataccctaattaacactaaccctaaccctaaccctaattaaaccctacatatataggccaacgacacttaattgcgcatcaagaaggcgaccaactaattagcgctgataaattaattaacttgaattttgacaagttctcgatctcgaatgaaaacacatttgattaagttgtctcataatatatatatatataattagtgtgcatgtgcgcatggcataccttgcatatcattcgtgcatatatttcaatatatatttgaacatattcttggggatatatatatatttcaatctctctcttatctcgatctatatatcgttggtggccaagaacacacttatatatatacgcatgcactttatgcgcaaaggcgtgggtgcctctaataattaatgtgtgtgtgcactcgatcgatgatccctaaaccttaaaccctaaaaccctaatccctaatccctaattataccctaaacgtacaccctaaacaccctaaacactaaaccctaaaccctagaccctaaaccctaaaccctaaacactaaaccctaaaccctaaaccctaaacactaaaccctaaaccctaaaccctaaccctaaccctaacccctagctaaccctaaaccctaaaccctaattaaaccctacatatataggccaacgacacttaattgcgcatcaagcaggcgaccaactaattagcgctgataaattaattaacttgatttttgacaagttctcgatctcgaatgaaaacacatttgatcaagttgtctcataatatatatatataattagtgtgcatgtgcgcatggcataccttgcatatcattcgtgcatatatttcaatatatatttgaacatattcttggggatatatatatatatcaatctctctcttatctcgatctatatatcgttggtggccaagaaacaagaaacacacttatatatatacgcatgcactttatgcgcaaaggcgcgagtggctctaataatgtgtgtgtgcactagctcgatcgatgatccctaaaccttaaaccctaaaatcctaatccctgatccctaattataccctaaacgtacaccctaaacaccctaaacactaaaccctaaaccctagaccctagaccataaaccctaaaccctaaaaccctaatccccgacccctaattataccctaaacggacACCCTaaagaccctaaacactaaaccctaaaccctagacgaccctaaaccctaaaccttaaaccctaaacactaaaccctaaaccctaaccctagaccctaaaccctaaaccctaaaccctaaaccctaaatatatttcaatctctctctagatctatatatcgttggtggccaacaaacacacttatatatatacgcatgcactttatgcgcaaattggcgtgggtgcctctaataatgtgtgtgtgcactcgatcgatgatccctaaagcttaaaccctaaaaccctaatccctaatccctaattataccctaaacgtacaccctaaacactaaaccctaaagcctagaccctaaaccctaaaccctaaacgctaaaccctaaaccctaaaccctaaacactaaaccctagaccctaacccctagctaaccctaaaccctaattaaaccctacatatataggccaacgacacttaattacgcatcaagcaggcgaccaactaattagcgctgataaattaattaacttgatttttgacaagttctcgatctcgaatgaaaacacatttgattaagttgtctcataatatatatatatatatatataattagtgtgcatgtgcgcatggcataccttgcatatcattcgtgcatatatttcaatatatatttgaacatattcttggggatatatatatatatcaatctctctcttatctcgatctatatatcgttggtggccaaaaaacacacttatatatatacgcatgcactttatgcgcaaaggcgcgggtgcctctaataatgtgtgtgtgcactagctcgatcgatgatccctcaaccttaaaccctaaaaccctaatccctgatccctaattataccctaaacgtacaccctaaacaccctaaacacttaactctaaaccctaaacactaaaccctaaaccctaaccgtagaccctaaaccctaaaccctaaaccctaaaccctaaatatatttaaatctctctctagatctatatatcgttggtggccaagaaacacacttatatatatacgcatgcacttatgcgcaaaggcgcgagtacctctaataatgtgtgtgtgcactcgatcgatgatccctaaaccttaaaccctaaaaccctaatccctaattataccctaaacatacaccctaaacaccctaaacactaaaccctaaaccctagaccctaaaccctaaaccctaaacactaaaccctaaaccctaaaccctaaaccctaaccctaacccctagctaaccctaaaccctaaaccctaattaaaccctacatatataggccaacgacacttaattgcacatcaagcacgcgaccaactaattagcgctgataaattaattaacttgattttttgacaagttctcgatctcgaatgaaaacacatttgattatgttgtctcataatatatataNNNNNNNNNNNNNNNNNNNNNNNNNNNNNNNNNNNNNNNNNNNNNNNNNNNNNNNNNNNNNNNNNNNNNNNNNNNNNNNNNNNNNNNNNNNNNNNNNNNNCCGGGGACGCCTCGGACGTCGCGGGCGATGGCGCCGCGGGCGAGgcgccgcgggcgacgggggcgccgcgggcgagggcACTCGTaggcgacggggcgccgcgggcgagggcgcCGGGGACGCCTCGGACGTCGCGGGCGATGGCGCCGTGGGCGAGGGCGCCGCGGGCGGcggggcgccgcgggcgagggcACCGCAGGCGACGGGGGCGCcgcgggcgggcggcgccggcgcggcgacgggcgacggggcgccgcgggCGGGGAGGCCACCGCGGTCGGGCGTCGGCGCGCGGCCGCGGGAGGGCCAGCGGGCGCCGGGGACGCCGAGGGACCGGGCGGGGCCGGCGCCGGGGAAGCCACCTCGGTCGgtcgtcggcgcgcggccgcaggagggccagcgggcgccgggagcgtcgtcggaggtgtcgccatgagtccctgctgaaacggaaaaaccaactcgtcaaagtacacgtgccgggaagtgATGACACGATGAGAGACCGGGTCGTAACAGCGGTAacccttggtgttggcggggtagccgagaaacacacaagggagggagcgcggcgcaagcttatgcgcggcggtggcagcagtgttaggaaaacaccggcagccgaagatgcggaggtcatcataggtgggcggcgcaccgtaaaggagatgatgcggcgtgtaggaccaacgcacacgacacgggcggatgttgacgaggagagtcgccgtggcaagggcatccggccggaatcgcgggggcatggaggcatggaacagaagggtgcggacgcgagtcgttgagggtacgaagcatccgttcggcacggccattctgtgaagaagtgtatggacacgtgaggcggaagatggtgccgtgggtggcgagaagtgagcgaatggtgacgttgtcgaactccttgccgttgtcggtcTGGAAGGCGTGAATGGGGCGACCAAACTGAGTGGAGACGAAcgcgaagaaggcggtgagggtggtggcaacatctgacttacggcgaagtggaaaagtccatacaaaatgcgagtaatcatcaagaatcacaagataataattataaccagagttactcggaaccggcgaggtccatacatcactatgaatgagttgaaaGGGAAAAGATGCGGCCGTGGAGGACGAACTAAACggaaggcgaacatgtttgcctagacgacatgcttcacaagagtgggcatccgttttattacaagtaaaggagaatccttgcattatttgacgcagagtggcggagctaggatggccaagacgggcgtgccaaaggtcgacaccggcggagagggcgagtggacggccggtggtggtggaggccgcgccaacggggtagagatcgccggggctgtcacatcggtggaggagcatccgggtacgaccatccttgacgAGAGAAACCAAAGCGTCAAATTCCACGATCACGGGGTTATCACGACGGAAAGATTTAACGAAACAAGGTTTTTGATCAAGTCGGGAGAAACGAGAACATtatggagagagaggggagtggaggtggaaggaaaagagacagaaccggtgtgagtaataggaagagcatgaccgttgccaacgatgatgcgagaagaagtggaagcgggtgtggaaaaggagaggttaccgggatgcgccgccatatgcgcggaagcgccggtgtccatgaaccaatcgccaccgccaccatacgccccgggagggggcgctctggagggcggtcaggagcgcgggatcccacggggtcgcacccggaggggcggcgtaggccggggcaggctggggcgccgcgtagaacgcctggtgggaggctggacgcggccccataatgcccgggtagggggcgcgcggcacgggcatggagtaggcgtgaacaaccccggtccacgggttgtgaccggcagtccatggcggaggggcggtgtactgCGGGGGACGAGGCGCGGGGGCGGCGGTATTGGCGCCACTGTTGCCGCCACCGTtgccaccgccacggcgacgacggccaCGGCGGCCACCACCAGGAGGAGCCGGCTGGCCGGTCCGAGGACCGGTCCGGCCGGCCGGGGCGCCGGCGggcccggtccaggggccggtccgaccgggcggcggggcggcggcggggaagccCGGCGGCGGACCCGAGGGCGAGCGCAGGGGCGCGGGCGCGGGAGTCCGGGCACCGCGGGAGAAGCCGGCggcgaaggcggtgtgggccgcccgagcccggaggtgcttgaggcggcgctcctcgaggcgcgagtacgccacggcctgctcgtaggtgggcgtggtgaggagcgtgaggttggaggcggcgttgctgagatcctcgccgagacccgccgacagggtggagagcatgatcttgtcatcgatcgggaactccaagtcacggagctcaTCGGAGAGGCTCTTCTGCTTGAGGGCGTAGTCATCGAGAGACAGGTCGTTcggtgggtgccgaagaactcctgttggaggaaggtgacccgctggattttgttgtcggtgaagaggccggtgatcttatcccagaccgtgtgggcggagtcgccgtcgcggacgacggtgcggaagatgtcgttggagacggtctggtagaaccagcggatgatggtggcgtcgatggcgagccactcggggtcgtgcggcatggcgaggaggtcgatggtgccgtcgacgtgatcaaggagatcatactcgcggaagagcagcccaaagtacgtcttccacgggaagaagttggcagcggtggtggagagcttcagcggcacgcgctcggcgatggggatgtcgcggatgacggcgacggaggggccggcgaaggggttgctgctgccggagccggaggaggagtcgaagcgcgccatggcggaagcggtggggagggccggcggcgccctagatgagaagggcggcggctagggttggaagtggggagggccggcggcgccctagagaggaggggcggcggctagggtggatggcggaagcggtggtggtggggagggccggcggcgcctagaggaggagggcggcggctagggttggggagggcggcggcgcctaaggaggaggagggcggcggctaggtcgggACCCGAAGGGTCTCCGATACCATGTAGAGAagggtattggagattgcacaacaccaatagggccggctgctcgtatatatataggcggacacatgtacaattacaggtacaaccctgagaaaacacggggacctatatctatacaatatgttactcaacacgaGGAGCCCATCAACAATTAGAATTTAGAAAGCCCACATGCCCTAAGCCCAACCCAAGTGGAGCGATGCGGGAGTAACCCTAGACTACCACAAGCGCACGTCCGCACACAGCCTCTCCTCCTGTCTGAACCCACTCCCCGTCTCTTGCAGTCCTCCAACCACCACAACCTCGCCCAGAGCGAGACGAATCGAGCAAAATGATTGGACTACGGCCGATTCATTTGGTACCTAGGGGGTCGCCCCACCGCGACCTGGACGAGGATTGGGGTCTCCTCGCGTGTGAGTCACGACCTTCCTGCCAGAGCGGCTCACGGCCTCGCGCAgctccctcctcatcctctcctcgtCGACACCTCCGAGGATGCTCGACGGGACGCCTCGGCGCTCCATGCTCGTCGCCTTGCCGTGGAGTCCGGTGCGTTGATTGAAGGACGCTGCTGAAACTCTCCTTCTTAGATTCTTGTTGACAATATTTTTTGTTCAGTATATTATTTCGGGCTATTCATGAATTCCCGATCTCAAACCTGAATTATCGGGTACCCGAATTGTCGGGAATCAAATATTATGATGCATTTTCGGGTGTCATTTTCCAGAACCCAAAATATTTTTTTCCTGAATTTCCCATCCCAGAATTTCAGGATTTCCATAACGCTCGGAGTGACTTGGCAAAAGCCGTCGCTATTGTTTGGTGCGGCCGTGGTTGCCACATGTCCATTTGTTTGCCGAGTTTATTTTTACGTTTAGCGTGTTTGCCGTGTGTTTTTAAAGTTCTTTGCCGAGTGTGATTATTGCCGAGTTtgattctttgccgtgtgttttctTTGGGAAGTGCTTTGTCATTAAAGACGACACTGGGTAAACCGAGCTATACCCGGCCGGAAAAACAAAATTTCCACAGTAGCGAGTCCAAACACCGATTGGAAGGATTCCCGACAACTTGTGAATCTTTGAACAAATCTTGAAAACACACTACATCAGCAGCGGGAAGAGAGGATGGTCACGAAATTTCCACGCTGTGGATGAACTCAGCTTCAGCAACGGTGGCAGATTCTTCTGATGGCTCGCTCACTTCCTCCATCTCCCCGGTGATATCCTCGAGTGACATCCCTTTGGTCTCCGGCAAGGCAAGCGTGAACATAATTCCAACCAGGTTGCACCCTGCCAGCAGGAGCAGCGAGCTGCGGATACTCGTCTGAGAGTACTGGAACCAGAGCACGCCGATGATGGCACCACACTTGCCCCCGGCAGCTGATATGCCGTTGCACGTCGAGCGCAGCCGCGTGGGGAATATCTCGGTCGGCAGGATGAAGGTGGTGGAGTTGGGGCCGAAGTTGGCGAAGAAGAGGGTGAAGGCGTACATGATGGCAAAGCCCGCGTGCATGCTGGGACTGGACCAGAACTTGTAGGAGGCAGCGAGGCCGATCATGAAGATGGTCATCATGGTGAAGCCCATGAGCTGGATTTTGATGCGGCCGATGCggtcgacgaggaggacggtgagGAAGTACCCCGGAAGAGAGCCGCTGACCACGATGATGGCCTGCGTGCGGGCTATCTCGTAAGTCTGCTCGAGCGGGCTCATCTGGCTCGCGTCCCCAAACCAGCCGATGCCGCTGAAGATgtccttcatgaagaggttgagcgAGTAGAAGACGACGTCGAGGACGAACCAGCACACGGTGGTGCTGAGGAGctggcggccgtggcggcgaagGAAATCCATGGAGAACAAGCCGTACTCTTCATTCCTCTCTATGGCGTCCGCCTCTTCTTTCTCGGGCACGATGTCGATGTCGAGGACCGCGGCCATGTCCGACGCCGCGAGCTTCAGGTTCTTGGCGATGAGGGCGGTGTAGCGCGCCGTCTCAGGCATCTTCATGCGCCAGTAATAGGTGAGTAGTGCAGGAACGGCGCCGAGCATGAGCACGATGCGCCATACATAGTCCGCTTGCCCAACTGGGTCAGTCTCGTACGCGGCCGTGTTCTTAAATCTCGCGGAGAGCGCCAGAACGACGGCACCAGCAGCCAAATTCCCAAGACCCTTCATAAGATCGAGGAGGAAACAATTTCAGAACGATGCTCCGAAGGATGCCTCTTGTAATTAAGGTAACACACACCTGCATGGCGAAGACCGCGGCGATGAAGGCCCCGCGAGTCCTCTTGTTGGCGTACTCCGACATGATGGTCGCCGAGAGCGGATAGTCGCCGCCGACGCCGAAGCCAAGCCAGAAGCGGAAGAAGCACAGCGTGGCTATGATGCACTTGGGCTTGTAGTGGAAGGAGAGGCCGGACGCGAGCGAGCACACCACCATGAGCTTGAGCGTGACGCCGTAGATTCGCTTCCGCCCCATCCTGTCGCCGAGCCAGCCGAAGAAGAGCTGCCCCAGGAGCGTGCCACAGAGAGCCACAGCGCTGACGGCACCTGCGACGTCGCTGGGGAGCTTGCCGTCCGCTGAATTGTAGTAGATACGGCCGAGGAGGTCGGCGATGAGGGAGACAGAGAAGAGGTCGTAGGCGTCTGTGAAGAAGCCCATGCCGGCGATGACAATGGTGGTGAAGTGATACAGCTGCGTCCCGGCCACGTCCAGGGCCTGGAGCACCTTGATCTGCTTGCGAGCCCTTCGCGTCTCGCATTTCACCGACGTCACCGCGTCCAGCATGCGGTAGAGCATGGCGCTCCCGACGCCATTCAGGTGGCAGAAAAGGGAGCTGCACGCGTGCCTACGAGCAGGCCAGGTTGTGAACATTGTAATCTCCGGAAAATTTCCCTGGCAAACTTTCAGGTTCCCATGCTATATGTAGTTCTCGTAAAGATTTTTGCAAGCTAACTAGTACTAGATAAAGTTGCGGTTCAAATTATGTGTTTGTTGCTATTATACGACTGGACGAATATCCTTGTCATTGGAAGGACAGCTGCATATTGTAAGATCTAAGATTTTTTTTGCATAAGATCCATATTACTTTCTCCGAGGAAGGCATACAATGCACAACTTGACTAACGAACTTTTCCTTTTTATATATCTTCGTGACGAACTGGCTGCCGAAAAAGGAAATACTGACAACTTTGCTGAAAAACTTGCTGACATCCCTAACCTTCGACAGAAGACGGCAACAAAGCGGCACCGTTGTGCTCTATGGAAAAACAATTAAAGGTTGACGGCAACAACGAGATCGTGTTAAATTTGTTAACATTAGAGGGTGAGAGAGCGAGACAGATGATTTCTTGTATGGACTTCATGCCCAAATGAATAAACCTGAAAACTTCATTTTCTGCCGCGAAGACGATCAATCTATACATCATCTATTTTTCCAGTCGGTTGTAgctagacaaaaaaaaaaattagatatGGGAGCCtagcccagcctctgcatcgagcgATGCATCCGgtctttcatttatttaaaagtaTCGGTATAATAGTATTCCGTTAAATTTAGCTTgttcttttcattaattagtgtcCGATCTAGCGGCTGCTTAGCGTACCGCAAACACCACAACCGCAAAAAGTGACTTCCAACAGGCATACAAAAGCAACATCAAACAAAGAAAGCCTCACAAATGCAGCAGAAAACACCACAACCATCGGAACATCCCACCCATGAATACGGCGTGCCACAACCCCAATGGCCGAACCACGACCATGCAGAAACCGCGAAGACCACTAGTAAAACAGAGAACACCCGCTGACCAAACGAGTGCAGATGCGCCCCAACGACGAATGacgggaaggaagaagaagagcacaagATCAATCAGAGGAAAGGGACGGGAAGGACGAAGGAAATACAATAGGCTTATGCAATTGCCGAAAGCCGGGCAAACAAAACCCCAACACGTAGCACACTTGAGCAGACAGATTGCAACATCTAGCATATGGAGGGCGATGTGTCAACAGATGGCGCACCCAGAATCAGAATGCAacgtgttataaaagcgacaaacaaataacgaagaacgaaacaagaatacacgcaggggacacaagatttaacgtggaaaacccctttcaacacagaaggggaaaaaaccacgggcgccagccagcaaaacttcactatatcggggagtgtttacaaacgccgtgggatatcttataatctgataaaccctagccggcggcttacaagatgtatatataggcggtgccaacgatccgtaccgtacccccCGCACCCCCCGCAGGCATCCCTGTAGGGCACGGcgtatgggctaacttctgactacgctacgcttcggcccaagcctccagcGACGggactcgctccgctcgtcagaagttagcctccctttagtacatgaatttggatcacaatacaacaaactccaccttgagacaaattccatcttgtagcatgaacttcaacaatctcctgaacaacaaagaaaaacacttgctggcgccaacagccacttgggctaaacagtcataccaaccaagctcgagcaaagctcaaacttggaaacaggaactggctttgtcatcatatcagcaggattatcatgagtacttatcttgcataccttcagtttaccttgagcaacaatgtcgcgaacataatggtacttgatatcaatgtgctttgtcctctcatggaacatttgatctttagtaaggtatattgcactttgactatcagaaaacaagttaatgcaagaatcatctccacaaagctcagcatacgcttcggcccaagcccccggcgacgggcctcgctccgctcgtcagaagttagtgcttgtgacggtaaaacacacgtccgttgggaaccccaagaggaaggtatgatgagtacagcagcgagttttccctcagtaagaaaccaaggttatcgaactagtaggagatgaagatcacgtgaaggttgttggtgaaggagtgtagtgcggtgcaacaccagggattccggtgccaacgtggaacctgcacaacacaatcaaactactttgccccaacttaacagtgaggttgtcaatctcaccggcttgctgaaaacaaaggattaaacgtatggtgtggaaaatggtgtttgtgtaatatcccaggtaatggggttacaaaaatagaggatatagatgtgtgcattgcattcatgcatagaaaatctgaggaattttcgcgctttaaagtaaaacagtccacgatagtcgaagtttcacttgaccttggtggaattgaagtagctcatcaagtccagtgctataaacctcaatgtgactttgataaaactttgttttgggtagagatgatttgatctagggggttagatcaaatggaattaaaaccaacacaagaatatatgaatcaatgatcaactacttgatcttattaaagatcacaacatgatattccttgccataacatatgaacatccatttaattggaaatcaagtaacaataattggagaaactattcttcacttatcttctccatgtcttaaactaatctatgctcttatcataaaccctatgatattcattc from Lolium rigidum isolate FL_2022 chromosome 4, APGP_CSIRO_Lrig_0.1, whole genome shotgun sequence encodes the following:
- the LOC124648581 gene encoding putative inorganic phosphate transporter 1-13, whose protein sequence is MFTTWPARRHACSSLFCHLNGVGSAMLYRMLDAVTSVKCETRRARKQIKVLQALDVAGTQLYHFTTIVIAGMGFFTDAYDLFSVSLIADLLGRIYYNSADGKLPSDVAGAVSAVALCGTLLGQLFFGWLGDRMGRKRIYGVTLKLMVVCSLASGLSFHYKPKCIIATLCFFRFWLGFGVGGDYPLSATIMSEYANKRTRGAFIAAVFAMQGLGNLAAGAVVLALSARFKNTAAYETDPVGQADYVWRIVLMLGAVPALLTYYWRMKMPETARYTALIAKNLKLAASDMAAVLDIDIVPEKEEADAIERNEEYGLFSMDFLRRHGRQLLSTTVCWFVLDVVFYSLNLFMKDIFSGIGWFGDASQMSPLEQTYEIARTQAIIVVSGSLPGYFLTVLLVDRIGRIKIQLMGFTMMTIFMIGLAASYKFWSSPSMHAGFAIMYAFTLFFANFGPNSTTFILPTEIFPTRLRSTCNGISAAGGKCGAIIGVLWFQYSQTSIRSSLLLLAGCNLVGIMFTLALPETKGMSLEDITGEMEEVSEPSEESATVAEAEFIHSVEIS